The Glycine soja cultivar W05 chromosome 8, ASM419377v2, whole genome shotgun sequence genome has a window encoding:
- the LOC114421843 gene encoding homeobox-leucine zipper protein ATHB-6-like, with protein MKRLGSSDSLGAHMTICPPTDEHSPRNNHAYGREFQSMLEGLDEEGCVEEPGHHSEKKRRLSVDQVKALEKNFEVENKLEPDRKLKLAQELGLQPRQVAVWFQNRRARWKTKQLERDYGVLKANYESLKLNYDTLQQDHEALLKEIKELKSRLVQEENNNNTESDVSVKEEMLTTTLCETAIPGSDTKELSYECFNKSDEVGGGSSVFHVDFKDGSSDSDSSAILNEENNNHSPNNNAAISSCGVLQSHGLLLSPSSSSMNNCFQFQKQYQTTTTQYVKMEEHNFLSADEACNFFSDEQAPTLQWYCSEEWS; from the exons ATGAAGAGACTTGGCAGTTCTGATTCTCTGGGTGCTCACATGACGATTTGTCCACCAACAG ACGAACACAGTCCGAGGAACAACCACGCGTATGGGAGGGAGTTTCAGTCCATGCTGGAAGGACTCGACGAAGAAGGGTGCGTGGAAGAACCAGGGCACCACTCTGAGAAGAAACGACGACTAAGCGTGGATCAGGTGAAGGCTTTGGAGAAGAACTTCGAAGTAGAGAACAAACTCGAACCTGACCGAAAGTTGAAGCTGGCACAAGAACTTGGCTTGCAACCAAGACAAGTTGCTGTTTGGTTCCAAAACCGTCGTGCCAGATGGAAGACAAAGCAATTGGAAAGAGATTACGGCGTCCTCAAAGCCAATTATGAATCACTTAAACTTAACTACGACACCCTCCAACAAGACCACGAAGCCTTACTCAAAGAG ATAAAGGAATTGAAATCGAGGCTGGTGCAAGaagagaacaacaacaacactgaAAGCGATGTTTCGGTGAAGGAAGAGATGCTGACCACCACGCTCTGTGAAACCGCCATTCCTGGATCGGACACGAAGGAGTTGAGTTACGAGTGTTTTAACAAGAGTGATGAGGTGGGAGGGGGTTCTTCTGTGTTCCATGTGGATTTCAAAGATGGCTCTTCTGATAGTGACTCAAGCGCGATCTTGAACGAGGAGAACAACAACCACAGCCCCAACAATAACGCGGCGATTTCGTCGTGTGGGGTTCTGCAAAGTCACGGGCTTTTGTTGTCGCCTTCTTCGTCGTCGATGAACAACTGTTTCCAGTTCCAGAAACAGTACCAGACGACGACGACGCAGTACGTAAAGATGGAGGAGCACAATTTTCTTAGCGCCGACGAGGCCTGCAATTTCTTCTCGGATGAACAAGCACCAACTCTGCAGTGGTACTGTTCAGAGGAATGGAGTTAA